The proteins below come from a single Aphanothece sacrum FPU1 genomic window:
- a CDS encoding caspase family protein: MTKSSQKITILFLAFSLIGLLEKSASKEINFSESFQGWVLNLLQGEDNQPKTLNNFQSSLSNYFVKNNSDKSLKNCEPKIEEPNFLVMGGGGNPSYNEIALEKNVLYFQRTLKQMGYPPSSANIFFANGNDGQATIRYLNPQRQEKFKVPNIPDLKGSATVQNLNNWVDHLKLNGKNKPIFFYFTGHGILNHENANNNALMLWGDTPLTVRTLANMLNKLPKNSHIVTMMAQCYSGSFANFIYQDGNPNKPLALQTRCGFFATIKTLPSVGCTPEVDEADYRDYSSSFFAGLSGVNRIGKPVASADYNQDGRVSYYEL; encoded by the coding sequence ATGACTAAATCTTCTCAAAAAATCACTATTTTATTCTTAGCGTTTAGTTTAATAGGGCTACTAGAAAAATCTGCTTCTAAGGAAATAAATTTTTCTGAATCGTTTCAAGGTTGGGTATTAAATCTGTTACAAGGAGAAGATAATCAACCGAAAACACTGAATAATTTTCAATCATCTTTGTCTAATTATTTTGTTAAAAATAATTCTGATAAATCTCTGAAAAATTGTGAACCTAAGATAGAAGAACCCAATTTTTTGGTTATGGGAGGAGGAGGAAATCCGAGTTATAATGAGATTGCTTTGGAAAAGAATGTTTTATATTTTCAACGAACCTTAAAACAGATGGGATATCCTCCTTCATCTGCTAATATTTTCTTTGCTAATGGGAATGATGGACAAGCAACTATTCGCTATCTAAATCCTCAAAGACAAGAAAAATTTAAAGTTCCGAATATTCCTGATCTTAAGGGGTCAGCAACTGTTCAAAATTTAAACAACTGGGTCGATCATCTTAAACTAAATGGCAAGAATAAGCCCATATTTTTCTATTTTACTGGTCATGGTATCCTGAATCATGAAAATGCCAATAATAATGCTTTAATGTTGTGGGGAGATACTCCATTAACGGTGAGAACTTTGGCTAATATGTTGAATAAATTACCAAAAAATAGTCATATTGTAACAATGATGGCTCAATGTTATTCAGGTTCATTTGCTAACTTTATTTATCAAGATGGAAATCCTAATAAACCTTTAGCCTTACAGACTCGTTGTGGTTTTTTTGCGACTATTAAAACTTTGCCCTCTGTGGGATGTACTCCAGAAGTTGATGAAGCAGATTATCGAGATTATAGTTCTAGTTTTTTTGCCGGATTAAGTGGAGTAAATCGTATCGGTAAACCTGTTGCTTCGGCAGATTATAATCAAGATGGACGAGTCAGTTATTATGAATTATGA
- a CDS encoding DUF4327 family protein, with the protein MLNMIESRVKYSVDVIREEAYQLVCEGKLHRQQSIYNLCKYIPPCEWPNVECELERHDFLLRDPIIDLLSGKSWIDD; encoded by the coding sequence ATGCTTAACATGATTGAAAGTCGGGTTAAATACTCTGTTGATGTTATCCGCGAAGAAGCTTATCAATTGGTCTGTGAAGGTAAGCTACATCGTCAACAATCAATTTATAATCTTTGTAAGTACATTCCTCCTTGTGAATGGCCAAATGTGGAATGTGAGTTAGAACGGCATGATTTTTTACTCAGAGATCCTATTATTGATTTGTTGAGTGGTAAATCATGGATAGATGATTAG
- the psaK gene encoding photosystem I reaction center subunit PsaK, with the protein MYSTLLLTAVPSTIVWSPKVAFVMIACNIVAIAFGKLTIAKPSEGPGLPSPNLFGGMGLGALLGTTSFGHILGAGVILGLASAGAL; encoded by the coding sequence ATGTATTCCACCCTTTTGCTGACTGCTGTTCCTTCCACTATCGTTTGGAGTCCTAAAGTCGCTTTTGTGATGATTGCTTGTAATATTGTTGCGATCGCGTTTGGTAAACTGACCATAGCTAAACCAAGTGAAGGACCTGGTCTACCTTCTCCTAATTTGTTCGGTGGTATGGGTTTAGGTGCTTTACTCGGAACCACCAGTTTTGGTCATATCTTAGGGGCTGGTGTCATTCTTGGATTAGCTAGTGCAGGTGCATTGTAG